TCTCTCCTCTACAGAGTTTGATATTTTAAAAACACTAATGTCCTCTCCTGGATGGGTTTTCTCTAGGAATCAAATAATCGATGCCGTTAAGGGATCTAACTATCCAGTGACCCAAAGATCTGTAGATGTTCAAATTTTAGGTTTAAGAAAAAAGCTTGGGACTAGAGGACAGTTTATTGAAACAGTTAGAGGTGTTGGATATAAGCTAAAAGAGGTCAAATGAAACAAAGAAGTATATTTACCACCCTCTTTTCAATCTTTTTAGTAATAATATTACTCTCAATAGGTGTCTCAGCAATTTACAGTATTACAACTTTTAATAACTTTATATATAAGATTGAGAAGGATCGATTAGTTGAAAAAACAGAGATTTTATTAGATTTATTTCCTGTTGAAGACATTCATAATATTGAAAAAGTTGATAGATTTACCCGTGCAGGAATAAATGGCCAAACTCGGATTACAGTTATAGATAACAGTGGAGTTGTATTGTCTGACTCTATAAAAGACTCAGAAACCATGGATAACCACCTCTACCGTGAGGAGATTCAAGACTCTATAACTGGTAGGTCAGTTGTTGTTTTAAGATTTAGTGATACTTTAGACCAAATGATGATGTATTACTCCCTTCCTATTGAGTATAAATCAAAATCTCTAGGTTTTTTAAGAACTTCAATATCCGTAGATCTTCTAGAGAAAAGGGTTCAGGTTGTAACTATAACCATAACTATTATTAGTATTGTTCTTATACTTCTCTCTGTTGCAATATGTTATATCATGACTATAAAATTTAGTATTACTATTAATTCTATTAAACGAGTAGCTGGGTGTTACGCTGTAGGAGAGTTTAATAACTCTCTCTCCGAGAATGGACCAAGGGAGATTGCATCCCTATCAAAATCTATTAATAATATGGGGAACTTTTTACAAGAGCGAATATCTACTGTAGTAAAACAGAAAAATAGATATAAATCCATGTTAGAGAGTATGCATGAGCCTGTTATTAGAATAAATAATAACTTTATAATTGATGAGATTAATAGATCTGCAGAGTTACTTTTTAATAAAAAAGATAAATACACTGTAGGAAATAATATAAGATTCTTAACAGATAATGAAATTTTTTTGGAGTTTGTAACCCTCTGTTTAAATGAGAATAAATCCCTTGTAAAGATTATACCTCTCTCTTTAGATAAAAAGTATCACTTCCAAATTCATAGTTCTATTCTATATGATGCAGATAATAATCGATTAGGAATACTTCTAGTAATGAATGACTTAACAGAGCATGTAAGGCTAGAGGGGATGAGAAAGGAGTTTGTAGCCAATGTATCCCATGAGATTCGAACTCCAGCAACAGCTATACAGGGGTATATTGAAACACTAATTCATAATGATGTTAGCTTAGAGCAGAGGGAGAAGTTTTTAAAAATTATCTATAGGCATAGTAACAGATTAAATAGCATTATTGACGATCTACTAATGTTAGCCGGTTTAGAGAAGAGTGATTCAAGTTTTCAGTTTGAAAAATTCCCAGTCTCTGATTTAATTTCAAGTGCAACAAATATAGTCTCTGTAAAAGCTGAGAAATCATTAATTGAAATTGTTTTTAATATTGGGGAGAATCATCAAATATACGCCCATCCTCTGTTAGCAGAGCAAGCATTAACAAACCTACTGTCAAATTCCATAAAATATAGTCCTAAGGGTAGTACTATTAGGATTAGTACAAGATATATACATGGAGGTTTAATGGTCGAGGTTCAGGATGAGGGGTGTGGCATTCCCTTGGAAAATCAAGAGCAGATATTTGAGAGGTTTTATCGGGTAGACAGGGGACGGAGTAGAGATCAAGGTGGAACAGGTCTTGGGCTCTCAATAGTTAAGAGGGTTATGAATATACATGGTGGGAATGCAACTTTAGAGAGTAAGGTTGATAAAGGTTCTACTTTTAGATTATTCTTCCCTGGGGAGTAATTTAGATGATTAATATAATATATAAGGCTACTTTTGTTCTGCTTATTTTTAAGCTGTTAATGACAATGTATCAACGTAAATTCAATGAAAATGGTGGTTACAAACGTTTAGTATCCCTATATCAGAGTCTCTACCTTGGTGTAATCTATATTGGTATGTCCAGTGTAATAGCCAGAGGATATAACCTAAACCTAGTTTATTTGGTTCTTATTGTGGGAGTTCTTGTTGGGATTTTGTTAAGGGGAAAATTATTTCCTTATACCACTAAATGTGAAACATGCCATGGTAGGCTAAAATTAAGCCAAATCCTCTTTTTAGATGATAAAAATTGCCAAAAATGTAAAAAATAGCATTGACGACTTAAAGAATTCCGTACTATAACTAATTGTTGATTTAATAAACAAACAATAATGGAGTTAGAAACAGTGGCGGATAATAAGGCTTTTCAGAAAAAAGCTAATATCTCTTTAGTAATGCAGACCATAAGGGTTAATAAACAGATTTCTCGGATTGATATATCCCGGGAGCTTGGGCTAGACAGGTCCACAATAACTAATATTGTATCTAAACTAATCGAGGGTGAGCTACTTGTTGAACTTGCTGAGGGTTCCTCTGTCTCAAAGGGAGGGCGAAAGCCTGTTTTATTAGGATTAAATAGGGATTTTGGAACTGTTTTAGGTTTAGAAATTCAGATAAATCTATATAGAGCAACTCTAATGAATATTGATGGTTCAATTATATGGAATCGAAGTGGCAATATAGGGAGTAGTTTAAACCTTTATGAGATAGTCTCTTCTATCTATACTGAGTTAAAAACATATCTAGATAGAAATAACTCTCCCCTTCTTGGTATTGGTATTGGCCTCCCAGGGCATATTGATCCTGAAAATAATACAATTCTAGCTTCTAGTCCATTTTTTAAAGAGAGTGGATATGTTGAGGACTTTTCTAAACTATTCGATTTTCCAGTGGTTTTAGACAATGATGCTAACTGTTGTGCATGGGGTGTTTTAGAGGATAGAAAGGAAGATAGTATTAAAAATTTCCTATACTCGATATTAGAATTCCATGGGGACAGGGAAGCTGAGAGTAAGTTAGAGATAGGGTTCGGTATTGTTATAAATGGTGATGTCTATTATGGAAGTAATTTTGCCGCCGGAGAATTAGGTGATGACTTAGTTGAAGATAGTCATCTTATTAGAGACTACAATACTTTTTTTACAAAATTAATTAAAAAGTTAACCCAATTTATATCCTTTCTAAATCCAAGCCATCTGTTTTTAGGAGGCGAGTTTATAAACCATCAAGAGTTAATAACTGATATTGTAGGGAAATCATCTATTAATAATAAGTGCGAAGTTCTCTTTTCAAATAGAAGGGAGTTTGACGTATCTTTTGGAGCTGCAAGTATGTTTATTGAAAGATTATTTAAAATCCCCGGACTAGATAACCAAAGAGTTACAAAGTTAACCTGGGAAAATATATTAAGTTTAAGAAGTGAGAAAAGGGGGAGATAATCTGAAGAATCTAGATATAAATTACTTAACAATAGACCAGGGTTGTGACCTAAAGGATATTAGGACTAGGCTTGAAGAATTGGATAGTCACAAAATTGATAGTGTAAATTGGAGTGATTATAGTTATAAACCTGAAGTTAGCTTTAATATAGCATATTCGGACTATGCCATTTATATAAACTACAGAGTTTTTGAAGGCTCAGTTTTAGCGACAAAATCAGAAATTAACTCTCCTGTTTATAAGGATAGTTGTGTAGAGTTCTTTGTATCGATGGATTTAGAGAGATACTTTAACTTTGAATTTAACTGTATTGGAACAAAATATGGTGGATCCGGATTTGATAGAAGTAGTGGTACAACAATGAGTTCAGATAAAGTAAAAAAAATTAGAACTTTTTCAACCCTTGGTGATAAAACATTTACGGAGAAAGAGATTTTTGAACCATGGAACCTTGTTGTAGAGATACCACTTGAGCTTTTTACAACAAAAAATATAGAAGAGATTAAAGGCAGTAGTGGTAGAGCTAACTTTTATAAGTGTGGAGACGAAATGTCTAAACCACATTTTATATCATGGAATAAAATAGAGACCAAAGATCCAGACTTTCATAGGCCTGAGTTTTTTGGCCAAATAAATTTTAAATAGTGGAGGAATTATGTCATTAAAAGGAAATGCAATTATTGGACAGTCAGGAGGTCCTACATCTGTAATTAACTCGTCTTTAGCAGGAGTGATTGATGCTGCAATAAAAAGTGATTCTATAGATAATGTTTATGGAATGAACTATGGGATTGAGGGGTTTATGAATGAGTGGTTGTATGATTTAACTGCTCAGCCAAAGGAGATACTAGAAGGTTTAAGAGAGACTCCATCCTCTGCGCTAGGGTCATCTAGATTAAAGCTTCAGGATGAACACTTTCCTAAAATTATGGAAGTTTTAAAAAAATATGATATTAGATATTTTTTCCTAATTGGTGGAAACGATACAATGGATACTGTTCATAGAGTAGAAGCATACTGTAAGGAAGTTGGGTATGAGTTAAAAGGAATTGGAATACCAAAAACCGTAGATAATGACCTATATGGAACTGACCATACTCCTGGTTTTGCATCAGCTGCTAGATTTAACGCCTTATCTGTAATGCAGGGTGGTCAGTTAGCTAGGGATATGAAAAAGGTTGATAAGTTTGTTGTTTTTCAAACTATTGGTCGAGATGCGGGTTGGTTAGCAGCTGCTGCAGCGTGTGGGAAGAAGAAAGAAGACGATGCTCCTCACTTGATATACTGTCCAGAGCGAAAATTTAATGCTAAAGAATTTGTAGAAGATGCTAAAGCATGCATAGAGAAGTATGGTTGGGTATCAGTTGTTGTATCAGAGGGAATTTGTTATGAAGATGGAACTCCAGTTTCTGCAGCTGTTACTAAAGATAAGTTTAATAATACAGAGTTCGGAGCTATGGGTGGCGCATCAGTTGCTCTAAATGTTCATAAGATATTAAGAGAAGCAACAGGGGAGCGGGGAGAATTTCAAATAATTGAGTCTCTAAATATGTCTGCCCATGATAGAGCTACTAAAAGTGACCTACAAGAAGCGTTTGATTGTGGTGTTGAGGCTGTAAGGTTAGCAGAATCAGGTGAAACAGGTTTTATGGTAACTATTGAGAGGGTATCAAACTCCCCTTATCAAGCTAAGGTAGGAAAAACACCTCTATCTAATGTTGCGGTTAGAGCAAAATCTATGCCAGATGATTTTATTAATGAGAGAGGAAACTTTGTTACAGAGAAAGCTTTAGAGTATCTAAAGCCATTGGTAACGGACCTTCCAAACTACGTAGAACTTCAACCAATATTTGTAAAAAAATAATCCAAGGAGATAAAAATGAACTTAACAGATAAAAAATATTCACAGTACTCACTAACTAAAGAAATGTTGGAAACAGTAGAGGTTATGAGAAACTTTGATGTAAATATAGGAAAGAAATATAGCGCTGATATTAAGGCAAAGAAAGGTATTTTTTATACAGGAGAGGGGTCATCAAGACTTTTTCCAGGAAAAAGAGCTATTTATGAAACAATGAAGGATTCGGGACATAAACCTAGTGCTACAGATGGAGCGACACAGGCCCTAGAGTATGATTTAAGTGATTATGCTGTAATTGGTCTATCTAATTCTGGTAAAACTAAGGAGTTAGTACGACTCTACCATAAATTAACTAAAGATAACCACAACGCCTTTTTTGGTATTACAGCCTTTGATAATACTCCTGTTGCTGATCTTCCTAAACAATCAACTGTTTTATCCTGCGGTCCAGAGATGGCAGTTGCAGCTACAAAGTCTGTAATCGAGCAGGCTTTGGTTGTTGATTCTATTGTACACGCCGTAAATGATAAGGAGATGCCAAGTTTAGAAGTTGCTGCTAATGCTGTAGAAACTGTATTAACCCAAGAGATTGATCCTGAGCTAATTAACAAAATAGCCAACGCTGGAACTATCTATTTTGCAGGTAGAAATAATGGAGTTGCAGAAGAGTTAACACTAAAAACTAATGAGATCACTCGAAAAAAATCTGACTACCTAGAGGGTACTTATGCAGCCCATGGTATTGAAGAGGTTCAAAATAAGGAAGATGTAATTATTGTTATTGACCCTTTTGAAGCTGAAGAGGAGAAATTTAAAGAGTGTCTAGTTGATGGTGTAGGTCTTACAATTATAGCTATTTCAACCAGGGATACAATATTTCCAACAATTAAAATCCCTAAAGTTGATCACTACCAAAACTATGTTGAATTAGCAGCAGGGTGGAACTTGTTAGTTGATACTGGTATAAAGCTAGGAATAGAGATTGATAAACCTGTTAGAGCACGTAAAGTCGGGAATGAGTTTATTCCTGAATAATAAATAAATAAAGCCATCAAAAAATAGTTTGATGGCTTTAATTATATTGTTGTGCTAAAATTACTATGTGAAAAGTGAAAATAACTTATTTCATCTAAAAGTTATATTTAAAAAGTATCCTGTATTTCTATTTTTTTTAGGTTTTGTTGGAATCATAACCTTATTATCTGCTATGTTTATCTTTAATAACTCTATTATTCAGCTGTATATGTTCTTTCTATCAATTATTATCTTTTTTGTTTTTTTTTACAGGGTAGGGGTTTTTCGTTATAAAAAACATCAAACAAAAAATATCCTTATCAATAAGGAGAGGGAGCTTTCTAGGGAAAAGTGTAGGGTTGATATCTTACTTGATGTGGGGCAATTATGCTCTTGGCAGTACTCTGTAAGTGCTGGGATACTTAAATTTGATGCATCAGGAGCTAATATTTTAGGGGAAACAAAGAGTTATTATACATATGAAGAGTTAATACAAAACAGATATTTAAAGAAGATTCTGGACTATATAGAAAACCTAGATACACCTGTCTTTGATGAAGAAGCCTGTTTCCCCTTTGTTAATAAGTGGGTAATTATACGTGGAAGGTGTATAGGCCGGGATATTGATGGAAGGCCAAACCAGTTTATAGGTATTATTATTGATAATACAGAAAGAAAGCAGACCTTAAAGAAGTTGGAAGAGATATCTGTAACCGACGAACTAACCAAGCTTAAGAATAGAAGATTCTTTTTTGAAACTTTTTCAAGGGAGTTAAATCTATATAAACGTAATCACCAAGTTTTTTCAGTTGCGATGTTAGACTTAGACTATTTTAAAAAAATTAATGATGAGTATGGGCATTTAGCAGGGGATTATATTTTAAAAAAGTTTGCCGACTTAATAACTAGAGAGGTTCGCCCCTACGATGTTGTTGCTAGATTTGGTGGAGAGGAGTTTATTATTATGTTTCCTTCAATAGATAAATCTGAGGCAAAAAAAATAGTTAATAGATTAAAAGTAAAAGTTGGGTTTCTTGAGAACAAGTTCCATGACCAACTTATTAAATTTACCTTCTCCTGTGGGATTGGGGATGTTTCTGAAATAGGCCAGTATACGGAAGAGGAGTTTATCACTATAATTGATGATAGATTGTACAAGGCTAAACACCTTGGTAGGAATCTCATAGTATCTGGAGGTTAAATTGATAGATTTAGACTTAAAAGAAGTTATTGAAGTTAGTGGTAGTGGAATAATTGTAAAGTTAACAAAGAGCGAAGAGGGAATCTACCTAAATTTCGAGTCTGAGGAGGGTGGAAGAGTTATTCGGATTCAACCCCATGAAGAGGATAAAAAAACCCTTGTACTATCCCTTGATAAAAAGAAACCATCTTTTTCCGTAGTTAAATAACAGTGGCAAACTATTTAGGGGAAATATCCGCATTTGGTACTGTATTCTGTTGGGTTATCTGTTCTATAGCCTTTGAAAGTGCTGGTAAAAAAATAGGTTCAATGCCAGTTAATATAATTCGATTAGTGATGGCATTTATTTTTATCTCAATTTTTACACTATTTAGTAGAGGTCTATTTTTTCCAGTAGATGCAACTCCAAAATCCTGGTTTTGGTTATCTCTATCTGGTGTTGTTGGTCTATTTAT
Above is a genomic segment from Thiospirochaeta perfilievii containing:
- a CDS encoding ATP-binding protein; protein product: MKQRSIFTTLFSIFLVIILLSIGVSAIYSITTFNNFIYKIEKDRLVEKTEILLDLFPVEDIHNIEKVDRFTRAGINGQTRITVIDNSGVVLSDSIKDSETMDNHLYREEIQDSITGRSVVVLRFSDTLDQMMMYYSLPIEYKSKSLGFLRTSISVDLLEKRVQVVTITITIISIVLILLSVAICYIMTIKFSITINSIKRVAGCYAVGEFNNSLSENGPREIASLSKSINNMGNFLQERISTVVKQKNRYKSMLESMHEPVIRINNNFIIDEINRSAELLFNKKDKYTVGNNIRFLTDNEIFLEFVTLCLNENKSLVKIIPLSLDKKYHFQIHSSILYDADNNRLGILLVMNDLTEHVRLEGMRKEFVANVSHEIRTPATAIQGYIETLIHNDVSLEQREKFLKIIYRHSNRLNSIIDDLLMLAGLEKSDSSFQFEKFPVSDLISSATNIVSVKAEKSLIEIVFNIGENHQIYAHPLLAEQALTNLLSNSIKYSPKGSTIRISTRYIHGGLMVEVQDEGCGIPLENQEQIFERFYRVDRGRSRDQGGTGLGLSIVKRVMNIHGGNATLESKVDKGSTFRLFFPGE
- a CDS encoding ROK family transcriptional regulator, which encodes MELETVADNKAFQKKANISLVMQTIRVNKQISRIDISRELGLDRSTITNIVSKLIEGELLVELAEGSSVSKGGRKPVLLGLNRDFGTVLGLEIQINLYRATLMNIDGSIIWNRSGNIGSSLNLYEIVSSIYTELKTYLDRNNSPLLGIGIGLPGHIDPENNTILASSPFFKESGYVEDFSKLFDFPVVLDNDANCCAWGVLEDRKEDSIKNFLYSILEFHGDREAESKLEIGFGIVINGDVYYGSNFAAGELGDDLVEDSHLIRDYNTFFTKLIKKLTQFISFLNPSHLFLGGEFINHQELITDIVGKSSINNKCEVLFSNRREFDVSFGAASMFIERLFKIPGLDNQRVTKLTWENILSLRSEKRGR
- a CDS encoding carbohydrate-binding family 9-like protein, which produces MRKGGDNLKNLDINYLTIDQGCDLKDIRTRLEELDSHKIDSVNWSDYSYKPEVSFNIAYSDYAIYINYRVFEGSVLATKSEINSPVYKDSCVEFFVSMDLERYFNFEFNCIGTKYGGSGFDRSSGTTMSSDKVKKIRTFSTLGDKTFTEKEIFEPWNLVVEIPLELFTTKNIEEIKGSSGRANFYKCGDEMSKPHFISWNKIETKDPDFHRPEFFGQINFK
- a CDS encoding diphosphate--fructose-6-phosphate 1-phosphotransferase, translating into MSLKGNAIIGQSGGPTSVINSSLAGVIDAAIKSDSIDNVYGMNYGIEGFMNEWLYDLTAQPKEILEGLRETPSSALGSSRLKLQDEHFPKIMEVLKKYDIRYFFLIGGNDTMDTVHRVEAYCKEVGYELKGIGIPKTVDNDLYGTDHTPGFASAARFNALSVMQGGQLARDMKKVDKFVVFQTIGRDAGWLAAAAACGKKKEDDAPHLIYCPERKFNAKEFVEDAKACIEKYGWVSVVVSEGICYEDGTPVSAAVTKDKFNNTEFGAMGGASVALNVHKILREATGERGEFQIIESLNMSAHDRATKSDLQEAFDCGVEAVRLAESGETGFMVTIERVSNSPYQAKVGKTPLSNVAVRAKSMPDDFINERGNFVTEKALEYLKPLVTDLPNYVELQPIFVKK
- a CDS encoding SIS domain-containing protein produces the protein MNLTDKKYSQYSLTKEMLETVEVMRNFDVNIGKKYSADIKAKKGIFYTGEGSSRLFPGKRAIYETMKDSGHKPSATDGATQALEYDLSDYAVIGLSNSGKTKELVRLYHKLTKDNHNAFFGITAFDNTPVADLPKQSTVLSCGPEMAVAATKSVIEQALVVDSIVHAVNDKEMPSLEVAANAVETVLTQEIDPELINKIANAGTIYFAGRNNGVAEELTLKTNEITRKKSDYLEGTYAAHGIEEVQNKEDVIIVIDPFEAEEEKFKECLVDGVGLTIIAISTRDTIFPTIKIPKVDHYQNYVELAAGWNLLVDTGIKLGIEIDKPVRARKVGNEFIPE
- a CDS encoding GGDEF domain-containing protein → MKSENNLFHLKVIFKKYPVFLFFLGFVGIITLLSAMFIFNNSIIQLYMFFLSIIIFFVFFYRVGVFRYKKHQTKNILINKERELSREKCRVDILLDVGQLCSWQYSVSAGILKFDASGANILGETKSYYTYEELIQNRYLKKILDYIENLDTPVFDEEACFPFVNKWVIIRGRCIGRDIDGRPNQFIGIIIDNTERKQTLKKLEEISVTDELTKLKNRRFFFETFSRELNLYKRNHQVFSVAMLDLDYFKKINDEYGHLAGDYILKKFADLITREVRPYDVVARFGGEEFIIMFPSIDKSEAKKIVNRLKVKVGFLENKFHDQLIKFTFSCGIGDVSEIGQYTEEEFITIIDDRLYKAKHLGRNLIVSGG